One genomic region from bacterium encodes:
- a CDS encoding ferredoxin has protein sequence MRIEVKRDLCIGAGSCVAVAPEVYVLDDEMKAVVTNQKGADEPTIIESAKACPTLAIYIYDDDGKQVFPAVG, from the coding sequence ATGCGAATTGAAGTAAAAAGAGACTTGTGTATCGGTGCCGGTTCTTGTGTCGCGGTGGCGCCGGAAGTGTATGTTTTAGATGACGAAATGAAAGCGGTGGTAACCAACCAAAAAGGCGCGGACGAACCGACGATTATAGAATCCGCCAAAGCGTGTCCAACATTGGCCATCTATATCTATGACGACGACGGGAAACAAGTTTTTCCAGCGGTAGGCTAA
- a CDS encoding leucyl aminopeptidase, protein MPTQYIVKEKNSVLPRTELVVLFWQKDNLGLVGKDKAFVQQILTKFSATGETGETQTIHYPVNDKSRTVFCCGLGDRPSVDTFRRGVASAVQFAKSIAVREISIIVPEIYKEGFEIGIAGVEGTELGGYQFAKYQVEQNKINEQRNIISVDLLVGKGLTASTTRGIKTGRVYCEATILTRNLVNEPAKNTRPADLVTVAQQLADNSKGSIKVEIFNQKECELRKMGAFLAVAQGSINEPYFIHLTYQPEKKTESTELAKIALVGKGITFDSGGLSIKPSDSMETMKCDMAGAAAVLGVFSVLEKTKPQAIIHGYIAACENMPSGSAIKPGDVVETQSGKTVEIRNTDAEGRLTLADSISEALKEKPDYLIDIATLTGACVVALGEEVSGLFSNDQQFAEEFMIAAQKEGEQVWPMPLTDDYRPLIKSAIADIRNTSLKRWGGAITAALFLEAFVGKTSWIHLDIAGPAYSEHQVNPVNPVGASGTATRLLLRFLRDLKPTK, encoded by the coding sequence ATGCCTACTCAATACATCGTTAAAGAAAAAAATTCGGTTTTGCCACGCACAGAATTGGTCGTGCTTTTTTGGCAAAAAGACAATCTCGGTTTGGTGGGAAAAGACAAAGCCTTTGTGCAACAAATTTTGACGAAATTTTCTGCCACCGGCGAGACTGGTGAAACGCAAACAATTCATTATCCGGTAAACGATAAATCGCGCACAGTGTTTTGTTGTGGTTTAGGTGATCGTCCTAGTGTGGATACTTTTCGTCGTGGAGTTGCCAGTGCCGTCCAGTTTGCCAAATCGATTGCCGTGAGAGAAATATCGATTATTGTTCCGGAAATTTATAAAGAAGGTTTTGAAATCGGTATTGCCGGGGTTGAAGGAACGGAACTGGGTGGTTATCAATTTGCAAAGTATCAAGTTGAACAAAATAAAATTAATGAACAAAGAAACATTATTTCCGTTGATTTGTTAGTTGGAAAAGGGTTGACCGCGTCAACGACGCGTGGAATAAAAACGGGAAGAGTTTATTGCGAAGCAACCATTTTAACGCGTAATTTGGTGAATGAACCCGCCAAGAACACCCGACCGGCAGATTTGGTAACCGTGGCGCAACAATTGGCGGATAATTCCAAGGGAAGTATTAAGGTTGAGATTTTTAATCAAAAAGAATGTGAGTTACGAAAAATGGGCGCTTTTTTGGCAGTCGCACAAGGTTCTATTAATGAGCCATATTTTATTCATCTGACTTATCAACCGGAGAAAAAAACGGAATCCACGGAATTAGCTAAAATAGCGTTGGTCGGAAAAGGAATTACATTTGATTCGGGGGGATTAAGTATCAAACCATCGGATAGTATGGAAACAATGAAGTGTGATATGGCCGGTGCCGCCGCAGTTTTAGGTGTTTTTTCAGTTCTGGAAAAAACAAAACCGCAAGCAATTATTCACGGGTATATTGCCGCGTGTGAAAATATGCCTTCCGGCTCGGCGATTAAACCGGGGGATGTTGTAGAAACGCAATCCGGAAAAACCGTAGAAATTCGCAATACGGATGCCGAGGGTCGTCTTACGCTTGCCGACTCCATTTCGGAAGCATTAAAAGAAAAACCGGATTATTTGATTGATATTGCCACGCTCACCGGCGCTTGTGTTGTGGCTTTGGGTGAAGAAGTTTCAGGGTTATTTTCCAATGATCAACAATTTGCGGAAGAATTTATGATTGCCGCGCAAAAAGAGGGGGAGCAAGTATGGCCAATGCCACTCACGGATGATTATCGTCCGCTTATCAAGAGCGCCATCGCCGATATTCGTAACACTTCGCTCAAGCGTTGGGGTGGGGCAATTACCGCCGCGCTATTCCTGGAAGCTTTTGTTGGAAAAACTTCCTGGATTCATTTGGATATTGCCGGCCCGGCTTATTCGGAACACCAAGTTAATCCGGTCAATCCTGTGGGTGCGTCCGGCACTGCCACTAGGCTTTTACTCCGTTTCCTCCGCGACCTGAAACCAACGAAATAA
- a CDS encoding hydroxyacid dehydrogenase, with amino-acid sequence MRIAYFEAETDEPRKVREAFPKEQLTVLPEPLNENTVAAADDAEIVSVFVCSCVTEHVLDQMPNLKMITTRSTGFDHIDVTACNRRGIVVCNVPTYGENTVAEQAFALILALSRKIFQSYERTERMNFDRRGLTGFDLYGKTLGVVGTGNIGKHAIRIGRGFSMKVIAFDVKHDARLAAELNFTYADSLEDLLSQSDVITLHVPYLPATHHLINKENVKDIKRGAILVNTSRGAIVETEALLWALEKKILSGAGLDVLEEENDTYEHIQLLSEGFPKNKDIATILRNHILVDRDDVIITPHNAFNSVEAEQRIFDTNTENIQAFESGKPINVVVKK; translated from the coding sequence ATGAGAATTGCCTACTTCGAAGCCGAGACAGATGAACCGCGAAAAGTCCGCGAGGCTTTTCCAAAAGAGCAATTAACTGTTCTTCCTGAACCGTTAAACGAAAACACTGTTGCCGCCGCCGATGACGCGGAAATTGTTTCCGTGTTTGTTTGTTCGTGTGTTACCGAGCATGTTCTAGATCAAATGCCAAATTTGAAGATGATTACAACTCGTTCGACCGGTTTTGATCATATTGATGTCACGGCTTGTAATCGAAGGGGAATAGTAGTCTGCAATGTTCCTACCTACGGAGAAAATACAGTGGCGGAGCAGGCTTTCGCCTTAATCTTGGCTTTGTCGAGAAAGATTTTTCAATCATACGAGCGAACTGAACGGATGAATTTTGATCGACGGGGCTTAACGGGTTTTGATTTGTATGGGAAAACCTTGGGTGTTGTGGGAACGGGGAATATCGGAAAGCACGCCATTCGCATCGGTCGTGGTTTTTCCATGAAGGTGATTGCGTTTGATGTTAAGCATGATGCTAGGTTGGCCGCCGAGTTAAATTTTACGTACGCCGATTCGTTGGAGGATTTGCTTAGCCAGAGTGATGTAATTACGCTCCATGTTCCATATTTACCGGCAACACATCATCTCATCAACAAAGAGAACGTAAAGGATATTAAACGTGGTGCGATTTTGGTTAATACATCACGCGGTGCCATTGTGGAAACGGAAGCGCTGTTATGGGCATTAGAGAAAAAGATTTTATCCGGGGCGGGTTTGGATGTGTTAGAAGAAGAAAATGACACATATGAACATATTCAATTATTGTCTGAGGGTTTTCCCAAAAACAAAGATATTGCCACGATTTTGCGGAACCATATTTTAGTCGATCGTGACGACGTGATTATTACTCCGCACAACGCGTTTAATAGTGTCGAGGCGGAACAAAGAATATTTGATACCAATACGGAGAATATCCAAGCGTTTGAATCTGGAAAACCGATTAATGTGGTTGTGAAAAAATAA
- a CDS encoding adenylyltransferase/cytidyltransferase family protein: MDIKLINDNYSWTKGKLLAREEAPAVAKKLRAEGKRLITVNGSFDLMHPGHLIILSEAKKQGDILFVGLNLDESVRRYKGPERPILPEAERSAMLCALTWVDYVVPIIEPEAGRAILLTIHPHIHVNGAEYGAPETWFEWSTVQEVDCETYSVPRKPGLATTDIIGKIKGLKS; this comes from the coding sequence ATGGATATTAAATTGATAAATGATAATTATTCGTGGACGAAAGGGAAGTTGCTTGCTCGTGAAGAAGCGCCAGCTGTTGCTAAAAAATTACGGGCGGAAGGAAAACGTCTGATTACGGTCAATGGCTCATTTGATCTTATGCATCCTGGGCATCTGATAATTTTATCTGAAGCAAAAAAACAAGGAGATATATTATTTGTCGGGTTAAATCTTGATGAATCAGTTCGTCGCTATAAGGGGCCAGAACGTCCCATTTTACCCGAAGCAGAACGTTCGGCGATGCTTTGCGCGCTAACTTGGGTGGATTATGTTGTGCCGATTATTGAACCGGAAGCAGGGAGAGCGATTTTATTAACAATTCATCCCCATATTCACGTAAACGGGGCTGAATATGGCGCACCGGAAACTTGGTTCGAATGGTCAACAGTACAAGAAGTGGATTGCGAGACATATAGTGTGCCGAGAAAACCGGGACTGGCGACGACGGATATAATTGGGAAGATAAAGGGATTGAAATCCTAA
- a CDS encoding HAD family hydrolase, with protein sequence MSDILKKVIFLDRDGTLNIDKHFVHRIEQVELVDGVSDALRIFEGAGYLLAIVTNQSGVARGRFTEADVQTVNNYVRTILAERGVHIRAMAYCPYHVEGTVPKYAMDHECRKPNGGMAKQIEAVLGPIDYAKSWSVGDKITDHEFGAKLGMRTVLLRSEYWTTAPTDPAPTVVANSLVEAAQKIKTL encoded by the coding sequence ATGAGTGACATTCTCAAAAAGGTAATATTTCTCGATCGTGACGGGACTTTAAATATTGATAAGCACTTCGTGCATCGTATTGAACAGGTGGAGTTAGTTGATGGGGTTTCTGACGCCTTACGCATTTTTGAAGGTGCGGGGTATTTATTGGCGATTGTCACTAATCAGTCCGGGGTGGCGCGCGGTCGTTTTACGGAAGCGGATGTACAGACGGTAAATAATTATGTAAGAACTATTTTAGCCGAGCGTGGTGTTCATATTCGTGCGATGGCCTATTGCCCATACCACGTGGAAGGTACCGTTCCTAAATATGCCATGGATCACGAATGTCGAAAACCAAATGGCGGTATGGCAAAACAGATTGAGGCTGTTTTGGGGCCGATTGATTACGCCAAGTCTTGGTCGGTGGGTGACAAAATCACCGATCACGAATTTGGAGCGAAACTTGGCATGCGGACTGTGCTTTTAAGAAGCGAATACTGGACAACCGCACCAACCGATCCGGCGCCAACGGTGGTAGCCAACTCGCTTGTAGAAGCGGCGCAAAAAATAAAGACACTTTAA
- a CDS encoding SIS domain-containing protein has translation MKQIDLKKESKELQNVIANIPDSFFESVEKAAVLLDQTYSSGGKVLICGNGGSAAEAQHFSDEMLGRYKKNRPSLPVVSLTADSAALTCIGNDFGFEELFARQVQGLGKQGDLLIGISTSGNSKNVLRAVEEARKKQMKVIALTAPQGALRTLVDVSIESPSLVTARIQELHLHVVHLLSEYFEVE, from the coding sequence ATGAAACAAATCGATCTTAAAAAAGAATCAAAAGAATTGCAAAATGTTATAGCCAACATCCCCGATAGTTTTTTTGAAAGCGTGGAAAAAGCCGCCGTGCTTCTCGATCAAACATATTCATCCGGTGGCAAAGTTTTAATTTGTGGCAATGGCGGATCGGCCGCGGAAGCGCAACATTTCTCCGACGAAATGCTTGGTCGTTACAAAAAGAACCGGCCCAGTTTGCCGGTAGTTTCATTGACGGCCGATAGCGCAGCACTTACTTGTATTGGTAATGACTTTGGTTTTGAAGAGTTATTCGCGCGCCAAGTGCAAGGGTTGGGTAAACAAGGGGACTTGTTGATCGGGATTTCCACATCAGGTAATTCCAAAAATGTTCTGCGCGCCGTGGAAGAAGCGAGAAAAAAACAAATGAAAGTGATTGCGCTTACCGCACCGCAAGGAGCACTACGTACACTGGTGGATGTTTCAATCGAGTCGCCGTCACTCGTCACAGCGCGTATTCAGGAGTTACATCTTCATGTTGTGCATCTTTTAAGCGAATACTTCGAAGTGGAATAA
- the rfbD gene encoding dTDP-4-dehydrorhamnose reductase, whose amino-acid sequence MHVLILGAQGMLGRALQKQFEADQVIAWDRNELDITDRDQVLEHLPICEPDLVINAAAYTDVEKAEVEEELATKVNGHAVGYLAEACAKLNIPLVHISTDYVFSGDKKEGYAEDETPGEPLNAYGRSKLLGEQLLQKNTDKYWLIRTAWLFGPQGKNFVETMINLGKQKSELKVVDDQHGAPTYTRDLAQAIFKLTHEQAPFGIYHITNGGNATWAEFAKEIFKIMQMPVNVVPVTSEEFPTKAIRPKWSILKNTKRPLMRSWQEALKDYINIRNIKNP is encoded by the coding sequence ATGCATGTCTTGATCTTGGGGGCGCAGGGTATGTTGGGTCGGGCGTTGCAAAAACAGTTTGAGGCCGACCAAGTTATTGCGTGGGATCGAAATGAATTAGATATTACCGATCGTGACCAAGTGTTGGAACATCTGCCAATTTGCGAGCCGGATTTGGTAATTAATGCCGCGGCTTATACGGATGTGGAAAAGGCGGAAGTTGAAGAAGAACTGGCGACCAAAGTAAATGGGCATGCGGTAGGTTATTTGGCGGAGGCTTGCGCGAAATTAAATATTCCACTTGTTCATATTTCTACAGACTATGTTTTTTCGGGTGACAAAAAAGAGGGATACGCGGAAGACGAAACACCAGGTGAACCGCTCAACGCCTACGGGCGGTCGAAATTATTAGGTGAACAACTGCTACAAAAAAATACTGATAAGTATTGGCTAATTCGTACCGCGTGGTTATTTGGCCCGCAAGGAAAAAATTTCGTGGAAACAATGATTAATCTCGGTAAGCAAAAGTCGGAACTTAAAGTGGTCGATGATCAGCACGGGGCGCCAACCTACACCAGGGATTTGGCACAGGCAATTTTTAAATTAACACACGAACAGGCGCCATTTGGCATATACCACATCACCAATGGCGGAAATGCAACATGGGCGGAATTTGCGAAAGAAATCTTTAAGATTATGCAAATGCCGGTTAATGTTGTACCGGTAACATCGGAAGAGTTTCCAACAAAGGCAATTCGTCCCAAATGGTCAATTTTAAAAAATACCAAACGTCCGTTAATGCGTAGCTGGCAAGAAGCGCTAAAAGATTATATTAACATCCGTAACATCAAAAACCCATAG
- the rfbB gene encoding dTDP-glucose 4,6-dehydratase, whose product MTILITGGAGFIGSAFVRLIVKERPDWKIVVYDKLTYAGNLKNLAEVDGKFVFIQGDIADREKVHKVLRDYEIDQIVNFAAETHVDRSIMSGLEFIETDVLGTYNLLTEAREKGIERYLQVSTDEVYGSIVEGKWTEESPILPNSPYSASKAGGDMQVRAAFRTYNQPVLITRASNNYGPYIFPEKAMPLFITNLLENKKMPIYGDGLSVRDYLYVDDHCRGILAVLEKGTFGEIYNIGSEEEFSTLDLANVILREMDKGSEMIEYVKDRPGHDRRYALDSSKTMQLGWKPQVAFADGIKTTIEWFKANTAWWKPLKDGSYKEYYRQQYQERK is encoded by the coding sequence ATGACTATATTGATTACTGGCGGTGCGGGCTTTATCGGCTCTGCCTTCGTGCGTTTAATCGTGAAGGAACGTCCTGATTGGAAAATCGTCGTTTACGATAAACTCACTTATGCTGGCAATTTGAAAAATCTGGCCGAAGTCGATGGGAAATTCGTATTTATTCAAGGCGATATCGCCGATCGTGAAAAAGTTCATAAAGTCTTACGTGATTACGAGATTGATCAAATCGTTAATTTTGCCGCAGAAACGCACGTAGATCGTTCGATTATGAGCGGCTTGGAATTTATCGAAACGGATGTCTTGGGCACATATAATCTTTTAACGGAGGCGCGCGAAAAAGGAATTGAAAGATATCTGCAAGTTAGTACGGATGAAGTCTATGGTTCCATCGTGGAGGGAAAATGGACGGAGGAATCGCCGATTTTGCCGAATAGTCCCTATTCCGCCTCAAAGGCGGGGGGCGATATGCAGGTGCGGGCGGCGTTTCGAACATACAATCAACCCGTGTTGATCACGCGGGCATCAAACAACTATGGCCCATATATTTTTCCGGAAAAAGCGATGCCGCTATTTATTACCAACCTGTTGGAAAATAAAAAAATGCCGATTTATGGTGATGGGTTAAGTGTTCGCGACTATCTTTATGTTGATGACCATTGTCGTGGAATTTTAGCGGTGTTGGAAAAAGGCACTTTTGGAGAAATTTATAATATTGGCAGTGAAGAAGAATTTTCTACCTTGGATTTGGCAAATGTTATTTTGCGTGAAATGGATAAGGGCTCGGAAATGATTGAATATGTGAAAGACCGACCAGGACATGATCGTCGATACGCGCTTGATAGTAGTAAAACCATGCAATTGGGTTGGAAACCACAAGTGGCTTTTGCCGATGGAATCAAGACAACGATCGAGTGGTTTAAGGCGAATACGGCTTGGTGGAAACCGCTCAAGGATGGTTCTTATAAAGAGTATTATCGTCAGCAGTATCAAGAAAGGAAATGA
- a CDS encoding GDP-mannose 4,6-dehydratase: protein MKVLVTGGAGSIGVHVVRALIERGDEVFVVDNFNDYYDPEFKRVRFEKVLAGLQTPKLYEVDITDNAKLGECFAEVKPEKVIHLAAWAAVRPSVENPLLYTQQNVDGTVNVFEQSRIHGVKNVVFASSSSLYGRGLKPPYVETMPCDEPIAPYAASKRSGELYAWMYNYLHNLPIICLRFFTVYGPWMRPDMATWKLNEGIFKSEEITVKKFTPDGQETKRDFTYVGDIVVGIIAALDKNIGFDIVNLGNNDPVPLARFVAAIEAGLGMKAKVVEKTLPAEEAIVTAADITHAKEVLGFQPKVSIEEGQKRFSEWYKDEYQRFFPQGIKKSKYWN from the coding sequence ATGAAAGTACTTGTTACGGGTGGTGCTGGTTCGATAGGTGTCCATGTTGTGCGCGCGTTAATTGAACGCGGTGATGAAGTTTTTGTTGTTGATAATTTTAATGATTATTATGATCCGGAATTCAAACGCGTGCGTTTTGAAAAAGTATTGGCTGGCTTACAAACACCCAAACTTTATGAAGTTGATATTACTGATAACGCGAAATTGGGAGAATGTTTTGCGGAAGTGAAACCGGAAAAGGTTATTCATTTGGCCGCGTGGGCGGCCGTGCGTCCATCCGTGGAAAATCCTTTGCTTTATACTCAACAAAATGTCGATGGAACAGTAAACGTGTTTGAACAGTCACGGATTCACGGTGTAAAAAACGTGGTATTTGCTTCTTCTTCTTCATTATATGGTCGTGGTTTAAAACCTCCTTATGTAGAAACGATGCCTTGCGATGAGCCAATCGCACCTTATGCCGCTTCCAAGCGCTCGGGCGAGCTTTATGCGTGGATGTATAACTATTTGCATAATTTACCGATAATTTGTCTACGTTTTTTTACGGTTTATGGTCCTTGGATGCGTCCCGATATGGCCACTTGGAAACTAAATGAAGGAATTTTTAAGAGTGAAGAAATCACGGTAAAAAAATTCACACCGGACGGCCAGGAAACGAAACGTGATTTCACGTACGTGGGCGATATTGTGGTTGGTATCATCGCGGCGCTGGATAAAAACATCGGTTTCGATATTGTTAATTTAGGCAACAACGATCCGGTGCCGTTGGCGCGTTTTGTCGCGGCGATTGAGGCCGGTTTGGGGATGAAAGCGAAAGTTGTAGAGAAAACGCTTCCGGCCGAGGAAGCGATTGTTACGGCGGCTGACATAACGCACGCGAAAGAAGTTCTAGGTTTTCAACCGAAAGTTTCGATCGAAGAAGGACAGAAACGGTTTTCTGAATGGTATAAGGATGAATATCAAAGATTTTTTCCACAAGGAATAAAAAAATCTAAATATTGGAACTAA
- a CDS encoding WxcM-like domain-containing protein encodes MIEQITKESCKRVTTYVTGTKEPNGHLIELYKDGDKTVTYLTVALPGAFKGYHLHNQRQSHYVCLRGKVKITIVEGKQKVEHILDSATPERLLLPTNVYIGIENIGTEEVWLINFPHPAYDPTIKGEQEDKTPAEIEAQLNG; translated from the coding sequence ATGATTGAACAAATTACTAAAGAGTCTTGTAAGCGCGTTACCACTTACGTCACAGGCACAAAAGAGCCAAATGGGCACTTGATTGAGCTTTATAAAGACGGTGACAAAACTGTTACATATTTAACGGTGGCCTTGCCGGGGGCTTTTAAGGGCTATCATTTGCATAATCAACGTCAAAGTCATTATGTTTGTTTGCGCGGAAAGGTGAAAATAACCATTGTTGAAGGGAAGCAAAAAGTTGAACATATTTTAGATTCTGCAACTCCGGAAAGACTGCTTTTACCGACGAATGTTTATATCGGAATTGAAAATATCGGCACGGAAGAGGTTTGGTTGATTAACTTTCCGCATCCCGCTTATGACCCAACCATCAAGGGTGAGCAGGAAGATAAGACACCGGCGGAAATCGAAGCGCAGTTAAACGGATAG
- the lepA gene encoding translation elongation factor 4 translates to MTNKIRNFCIIAHIDHGKSTLADRLIEQTGTLEKRQMQEQMLDGMDLERERGITIKLTPVRMEYKSKSLNEKFILNLIDTPGHVDFAYEVSRSLAAVEGAVLLVDATQGIQAQTMANLTFALEAGLTIVAVVNKIDLPAADVAGTRRDIAKLTGIPEEEVLLVSAKTGAGVPELLESIVKRVPPPSGSEEKPLRSLVFDSFFDAYKGVVTYIRVVDGRIKKNQEILFAGENVRGESLELGILNPKESSRDELCAGEIGYVATGLRDVAQARVGDTIIHFKDRDEKGNLVLPGYTVPQPKVFAGIYPHSGEDFRFLRDALAKYRLNDASLQYEQETSTALGQGFRCGFLGLLHLSIVQERLKREYNIEVTITVPSVAYRVKLRNGETQVIRTPTEFPDPSALESTEEQWVLVEIISRALDIGGILPLISAHAGVHRNTEYLSAERVLITAEMPLREVVIDLHDALKSASAGYASLSYDMLNWRPTDLIKLSILVAEETVEPLSMIVPREQAQREGRRIVAKLKEAIPRHLFAVAIQAAIGGKVIARETIPAMRKDVTGYLYGGDVTRKKKLLEKQKKGKKKMAKVGSVDIPPEAYLAALGKSE, encoded by the coding sequence ATGACCAACAAAATTCGTAATTTCTGCATAATCGCCCACATCGACCATGGAAAGTCTACCCTGGCTGATCGTCTTATCGAGCAAACCGGGACACTGGAAAAACGGCAGATGCAGGAGCAGATGCTGGATGGGATGGATCTGGAACGTGAACGGGGTATCACAATCAAATTGACGCCGGTGAGAATGGAATACAAATCAAAATCGCTTAATGAAAAATTCATTTTGAATTTGATTGATACGCCCGGGCATGTCGATTTTGCCTATGAAGTTTCGCGCAGTCTCGCGGCCGTTGAGGGCGCCGTGTTGTTGGTGGATGCGACACAAGGTATTCAGGCACAAACGATGGCTAACCTGACATTTGCGTTAGAAGCCGGGCTGACAATTGTGGCGGTGGTGAATAAAATTGATTTACCGGCGGCGGATGTGGCAGGGACACGTCGTGATATTGCGAAATTGACTGGTATTCCCGAAGAAGAAGTTTTGCTGGTCTCCGCAAAGACGGGGGCGGGTGTGCCGGAACTTTTGGAGTCGATTGTGAAGCGGGTTCCTCCGCCAAGCGGGAGTGAAGAAAAACCTTTGCGGTCGCTTGTGTTTGATTCGTTTTTTGATGCCTACAAAGGAGTGGTTACTTATATCCGTGTCGTGGACGGAAGAATAAAAAAGAATCAAGAGATTCTTTTTGCGGGAGAAAACGTTCGTGGCGAATCGCTGGAGTTGGGAATTCTAAATCCGAAAGAGTCGTCCCGTGATGAATTGTGTGCCGGTGAAATTGGTTATGTGGCGACGGGTTTGAGAGATGTCGCGCAAGCGCGTGTTGGTGATACAATCATTCATTTCAAAGATCGGGACGAAAAAGGTAACTTGGTTTTACCTGGTTACACAGTGCCTCAGCCAAAAGTTTTTGCCGGTATTTATCCGCACTCCGGGGAAGATTTTCGTTTCTTGCGCGACGCTCTGGCAAAATATCGTCTCAATGATGCATCACTACAATATGAGCAAGAAACTTCTACTGCTTTGGGGCAAGGTTTTCGTTGCGGTTTCCTCGGGTTACTTCACTTGAGTATTGTTCAAGAGAGATTAAAACGTGAATATAATATTGAAGTTACAATTACCGTTCCCAGCGTTGCTTATCGGGTGAAATTGAGAAACGGGGAAACGCAAGTGATTCGCACGCCAACCGAATTTCCTGATCCATCAGCACTGGAATCAACCGAAGAGCAGTGGGTGTTGGTGGAAATAATTTCTCGCGCGTTAGACATTGGTGGAATTTTGCCACTCATTTCCGCGCATGCCGGTGTTCATCGTAATACTGAATATTTGTCGGCAGAGCGTGTTTTGATTACTGCGGAAATGCCACTCCGAGAAGTGGTTATTGATCTACATGATGCCTTAAAAAGTGCGTCGGCGGGTTACGCGTCATTATCATACGATATGTTAAATTGGCGGCCGACGGATTTAATTAAACTTTCAATTTTAGTCGCCGAAGAAACGGTTGAGCCATTGTCGATGATTGTTCCGCGTGAACAAGCACAGCGTGAAGGGCGACGCATTGTTGCTAAACTAAAAGAAGCTATTCCGCGCCATTTATTCGCGGTGGCAATTCAGGCGGCGATTGGTGGAAAGGTTATTGCCCGCGAAACAATTCCGGCGATGCGCAAAGACGTTACCGGATATTTGTATGGAGGAGATGTAACGCGAAAAAAGAAGCTTCTGGAAAAACAAAAGAAAGGCAAAAAGAAAATGGCCAAAGTGGGTAGTGTGGATATTCCGCCGGAGGCGTATTTAGCGGCGCTGGGAAAGTCTGAGTGA